A genomic window from Acinetobacter lwoffii includes:
- the sbmA gene encoding peptide antibiotic transporter SbmA, producing the protein MFKSFFPQPIWFFSSLILWFIINLVLWHSGGSGWGTYLGFPENYFDEKLTIGIGRFWSAQFIWFYLWYFIATTIFALFWQWKARHRWQRWSVWGSAFILFNIWFGVQVNVVLNEWYSPFYDQIQQMLTKGGGDVSLLYQGALTFIYIAMVYVTLAVFNLFFVSHYVFRWRTAMNDYYTAHWEQLRHIEGASQRIQEDTMRFAKTTEQLSVSLIEALMLLMAFLPILYQLSSHVKVLPIVGEIPHALMWASIGWAVLGTVILMVVGMKLPGLEFNNQKVEAAYRKELVYGEDYADRAHPLTLQELFSRVRWNYFRLYFHYAYFNMVRIWYLQLDNIYGLFILFPSIAAGAITLGLMMQILNVFGKVRESFQYLILSWPTIIELMSIYKRLKAFESHID; encoded by the coding sequence ATGTTTAAGTCATTTTTCCCGCAACCCATCTGGTTTTTTAGCAGCCTGATTTTATGGTTTATCATTAATCTTGTGCTTTGGCATAGTGGCGGATCAGGATGGGGAACCTATCTGGGTTTTCCTGAAAATTATTTTGATGAAAAGCTTACAATCGGTATCGGGCGTTTCTGGTCAGCTCAATTCATCTGGTTCTATCTCTGGTATTTCATTGCAACTACGATATTTGCGCTGTTCTGGCAATGGAAAGCCAGACACCGATGGCAGCGCTGGTCGGTCTGGGGCTCGGCATTTATTCTGTTTAATATCTGGTTCGGGGTACAGGTCAATGTCGTATTAAACGAATGGTATAGCCCGTTTTATGATCAGATTCAACAAATGCTCACTAAGGGTGGTGGGGATGTTTCATTGCTGTATCAAGGCGCATTAACCTTTATTTATATTGCGATGGTTTATGTCACTTTAGCGGTATTTAACCTGTTTTTTGTCAGCCATTATGTCTTCCGCTGGCGTACCGCGATGAATGATTATTACACCGCACATTGGGAGCAGTTACGTCATATTGAAGGTGCATCACAACGTATCCAGGAAGATACCATGCGCTTTGCCAAAACCACGGAGCAGTTAAGTGTTTCCTTGATCGAAGCGCTGATGTTGCTGATGGCATTCCTGCCGATCTTATATCAGCTCTCTAGTCATGTGAAAGTTTTACCGATTGTAGGGGAAATACCGCATGCTTTAATGTGGGCCTCGATCGGCTGGGCGGTATTGGGTACGGTCATTTTAATGGTCGTGGGAATGAAATTGCCCGGACTGGAGTTCAATAACCAGAAAGTTGAGGCAGCCTATCGTAAAGAGCTGGTCTATGGCGAAGACTATGCTGATCGCGCACATCCGCTGACATTACAAGAACTGTTTAGCCGGGTACGCTGGAATTATTTCCGGTTATATTTTCACTATGCTTATTTCAACATGGTTCGGATCTGGTACTTGCAGTTAGACAATATTTACGGATTATTTATTCTGTTTCCAAGTATTGCAGCAGGGGCAATTACTCTTGGTTTGATGATGCAAATCCTGAATGTATTTGGCAAAGTGCGGGAATCTTTCCAGTATCTGATTCTGTCTTGGCCGACGATTATTGAACTGATGTCGATCTATAAACGCTTAAAAGCATTTGAATCACATATTGATTAA
- the otsB gene encoding trehalose-phosphatase yields the protein MSILKEDQDLEDSLATSSYILPQVILNQLKPIIYSHKLVLFIDIDGTISEFHPDPAKSIIKSGTLNTLKELQQYIQLILVTGRSIAQAQKLIYPFDWNIAGSHGLELSYQSRLSKLIDLNPEQFELLKNYITEHSNNIPQTRIEIKDYSVALHFREHPYLEHQVHAFALNCLTHFQDFELKAGKFVFELVPKGANKGSAIQQIIQQYHLSDHYPIFIGDDLTDEAGFQVINTFKGCSIKVGTGNTVAQHRLENVTQVQAFLAEFLEILKAQQQLLLEKLHVETHSVIKSCKST from the coding sequence ATGTCGATTCTCAAAGAAGATCAAGACCTAGAAGATTCACTTGCTACATCTTCTTATATATTACCTCAAGTGATTTTAAATCAGCTCAAACCTATTATTTATTCTCACAAACTTGTTTTATTTATTGATATTGATGGAACCATTTCTGAATTCCACCCAGATCCAGCAAAAAGTATAATTAAGAGCGGAACCTTAAATACCTTAAAAGAGTTACAACAATATATTCAGCTAATATTAGTGACCGGTCGCTCAATTGCACAAGCCCAAAAACTTATTTATCCATTTGACTGGAATATTGCCGGTTCTCACGGTCTGGAATTAAGCTATCAATCGCGTTTAAGCAAGTTAATTGATTTAAATCCTGAACAGTTTGAATTATTAAAAAATTATATTACAGAACATAGTAATAATATTCCTCAGACTCGAATAGAAATTAAAGACTATTCAGTCGCCCTGCATTTTCGTGAACATCCCTATTTAGAGCATCAAGTGCATGCATTTGCCTTGAATTGTCTTACTCATTTTCAGGATTTTGAACTTAAGGCTGGAAAGTTTGTATTCGAACTGGTGCCCAAAGGGGCAAATAAAGGTTCAGCCATCCAGCAAATCATTCAGCAATATCACTTAAGTGATCATTACCCCATTTTTATCGGAGATGACCTGACCGACGAAGCCGGTTTTCAAGTCATCAACACATTCAAAGGCTGCTCTATCAAAGTCGGTACAGGCAACACCGTGGCACAACATCGCCTCGAAAACGTGACTCAAGTACAGGCTTTTCTAGCAGAATTTCTAGAAATACTGAAAGCACAACAACAATTATTATTGGAGAAATTACATGTCGAAACTCATAGTGTTATCAAATCGTGTAAATCTACCTAA
- a CDS encoding alpha,alpha-trehalose-phosphate synthase (UDP-forming), giving the protein MSKLIVLSNRVNLPKSDNTQAGGLAVALQDALQDIGGIWVGWNGSRVDQTKEQKFQILKHQNVEYHTSPLTESQYQGFYCGFANNALWPLMHDQHQLVDYQPQDFKIYQDVNLRFAKHLKQVASPHDIIWIHDYHFLSVAHYCRKLGMRNRIGFFLHIPFPELRLWQTLPAHRDLAHHLANYDVLGLQTSRDQENCLNFLEQTLKVQHRHNEILNYQSRKIHVKCYPIGVHPVQLQNQASDTHLEKLPFDLDTVQPYKTIISVDRIDYSKGLLEKIGSLQSLLEDQPEFKNQFQQLQIACPCRLDVKTYKNLYTQFKAAVHELNSQHGTTDWLPFDCSYDTLGHEALMQLYRKADICWVNSIRDGMNLVAKEYIAAQDPLDPGVLILSKYAGAAEQMKEALLVDPYEHDSMAKALKKALRMSKSERLERYRYLSQGLKNFDIIRWRDQFITDLKNSQSLRIYRPVAAGVSNQFSMHA; this is encoded by the coding sequence ATGTCGAAACTCATAGTGTTATCAAATCGTGTAAATCTACCTAAGTCAGACAATACCCAGGCAGGTGGATTAGCGGTGGCATTGCAGGATGCTTTGCAGGATATAGGCGGTATCTGGGTTGGCTGGAATGGATCCCGAGTTGACCAGACGAAAGAGCAGAAGTTTCAAATCCTGAAGCATCAAAATGTTGAATATCACACGAGTCCATTGACTGAATCCCAATATCAAGGTTTTTATTGTGGTTTTGCCAACAATGCATTATGGCCACTGATGCACGATCAGCATCAACTTGTAGATTATCAGCCGCAGGATTTTAAGATCTATCAGGATGTCAATTTACGCTTTGCCAAGCACCTGAAACAGGTAGCATCTCCACATGATATTATCTGGATCCATGATTATCATTTTTTAAGCGTGGCGCATTATTGCCGTAAACTGGGCATGCGTAACCGTATTGGCTTTTTCCTGCATATTCCCTTTCCTGAACTAAGGCTCTGGCAGACTTTACCCGCCCATCGCGATTTGGCACATCATTTGGCCAACTACGATGTACTGGGTTTGCAGACCTCTCGCGATCAGGAAAACTGTTTAAATTTCCTTGAACAGACCTTAAAAGTGCAGCATCGTCACAATGAAATCCTGAATTATCAATCTCGAAAGATTCATGTGAAATGCTATCCGATTGGTGTGCATCCTGTGCAACTACAGAATCAGGCCTCAGATACCCATCTGGAAAAGCTTCCCTTTGATCTGGATACAGTGCAGCCTTATAAAACCATCATTTCAGTTGACCGGATTGATTATAGTAAAGGCTTATTGGAGAAAATCGGATCGTTGCAGAGCTTGCTGGAAGATCAACCGGAGTTTAAAAATCAATTCCAGCAATTACAAATTGCCTGCCCATGCCGACTGGATGTAAAAACCTATAAGAACCTGTATACGCAATTTAAAGCTGCCGTGCATGAACTCAATAGCCAGCATGGCACAACGGACTGGTTACCCTTTGATTGCAGCTATGACACCTTGGGTCATGAAGCCTTGATGCAACTGTATCGTAAGGCTGATATTTGCTGGGTAAATTCGATCCGGGATGGTATGAATCTGGTCGCCAAGGAATATATTGCTGCACAGGATCCTTTAGATCCGGGTGTCTTGATTCTATCTAAATATGCCGGTGCTGCTGAACAAATGAAAGAAGCCTTACTGGTCGATCCTTATGAGCATGACAGTATGGCTAAAGCTTTGAAGAAGGCGCTGCGCATGTCTAAATCAGAACGTTTAGAGCGCTATCGTTATTTAAGCCAAGGCTTGAAAAATTTCGATATTATTCGCTGGCGTGATCAGTTTATTACTGACCTGAAAAACTCACAAAGCTTGCGGATCTATCGTCCGGTGGCTGCAGGAGTTTCAAACCAGTTCAGTATGCATGCCTAA
- a CDS encoding MFS transporter — protein MFNQTLLSRIQSPSPYLWQKIATALCFFSLGFSTAAWAPLIPYAQQRLLLNHADFGLLLLCAGIGSMLAMPLAGRLANALGCRAVLAVILSAFLFILPALAYSPNHLMMAISLFFFGASAGALGVTVNIQAAQIEKKLGKSLMSGFHGVCSLGGLAGVLGMTMLMGLGLAPLTGAVIVSVILLLIALFAVPLSLGAEPKTAVEETSPEQPVKKAAPTWAILGIGLICFVAFLSEGAAMDWSGIYLATEFSLPAAQTGLAYSFFAGLMVLGRFSGHLIIQQFGEKNTILLSALLAATGLLTVVFAPVWQVVLVGYAILGLGSANIVPLMFSRAGRQKTLASHVALSYVSVFAYTGSLIGPALVGFGSEIIGLSLVFSVIAIGLLSIVILNHFTADPSEVQQSEEIVAPLQNETPA, from the coding sequence ATGTTCAATCAAACACTGCTTTCTCGAATTCAGTCTCCATCACCATATCTATGGCAGAAAATAGCGACTGCGTTATGCTTCTTTAGCTTGGGCTTTAGTACTGCGGCTTGGGCACCCTTAATTCCATATGCACAGCAGCGCCTGTTATTAAATCATGCTGATTTTGGCCTGTTATTGCTGTGTGCCGGAATCGGTTCAATGCTGGCGATGCCGCTGGCCGGTCGACTGGCCAATGCCTTGGGTTGCCGTGCTGTTTTGGCCGTAATTCTCAGTGCATTTTTATTTATTTTGCCTGCTCTGGCTTATAGTCCGAATCATTTAATGATGGCAATCAGCCTGTTTTTCTTTGGTGCCAGTGCCGGTGCTTTGGGCGTGACTGTCAATATCCAGGCTGCACAGATTGAGAAAAAACTCGGTAAAAGTTTAATGTCGGGTTTTCATGGAGTGTGTAGTTTAGGTGGTCTGGCAGGCGTACTGGGCATGACCATGTTAATGGGACTTGGCTTGGCGCCTTTAACCGGTGCGGTGATTGTCAGTGTAATTTTGCTGCTTATTGCCTTATTCGCTGTTCCTTTAAGTTTGGGTGCTGAGCCAAAAACAGCGGTAGAAGAAACATCACCAGAACAACCGGTAAAAAAAGCAGCACCGACCTGGGCAATTTTAGGTATTGGTCTGATCTGTTTTGTGGCTTTCCTTTCGGAAGGTGCCGCCATGGACTGGAGTGGTATTTATCTTGCTACTGAGTTCAGCCTGCCTGCGGCGCAAACCGGTTTGGCTTATAGTTTCTTTGCGGGTTTGATGGTGTTGGGACGTTTTAGCGGTCACTTGATTATTCAGCAGTTTGGTGAAAAAAATACAATTCTATTAAGCGCACTCTTGGCTGCAACCGGTTTATTAACCGTGGTTTTTGCCCCAGTCTGGCAGGTGGTATTGGTAGGTTATGCGATTTTAGGTTTAGGTAGTGCCAATATTGTACCGCTGATGTTTTCCCGTGCAGGACGTCAGAAAACTTTGGCTTCACATGTGGCATTGTCTTATGTATCGGTATTTGCCTATACAGGTTCATTGATTGGACCGGCATTGGTTGGCTTCGGTAGTGAAATCATCGGATTGAGCTTAGTATTTAGCGTGATTGCGATTGGTCTATTGAGTATTGTGATTTTGAATCATTTCACTGCAGACCCAAGCGAAGTACAACAAAGCGAAGAGATTGTGGCTCCTCTTCAAAATGAAACACCAGCTTAA
- a CDS encoding glycosyltransferase: protein MKKIGVVIPACNEEAYIERCLLALKSAQTYFFQYFKTIENLPEIHILVVLDHCTDSTALKVQQMNIPAMSCDFRNVGKARHLGIQQMIEQGCDWICCTDADSFVQCDWFQMMLQHQPTDAICGVVELDQWDHLSRKTRQAYLRHYQDSMGHRHVHGANLCFKASAYIQVNGFQQLDCHEDVDFIRRLEKADAQIVWSNQLRVTTSSRLSSKIAAGFAHFLQKLELKQAAKKPISLCK from the coding sequence ATGAAAAAAATCGGTGTGGTAATTCCGGCCTGTAATGAAGAAGCCTATATCGAACGCTGCCTGTTAGCCTTAAAATCAGCACAAACTTATTTTTTTCAATACTTTAAAACAATAGAAAATCTTCCTGAAATTCATATTCTCGTGGTCTTGGACCATTGTACCGATAGCACCGCACTTAAAGTTCAGCAAATGAACATTCCGGCTATGAGCTGCGACTTCCGAAATGTCGGTAAGGCACGCCATTTGGGGATTCAGCAAATGATCGAGCAGGGCTGTGACTGGATTTGCTGTACCGATGCCGATTCATTCGTACAGTGTGACTGGTTTCAGATGATGTTACAGCATCAACCCACCGATGCGATTTGTGGTGTGGTTGAGCTGGATCAATGGGATCATTTAAGCCGGAAAACCCGTCAGGCTTATCTCCGACATTATCAGGACAGCATGGGACATCGGCATGTTCATGGCGCAAACCTGTGTTTTAAAGCTTCGGCTTATATACAGGTCAATGGGTTTCAGCAACTGGACTGTCATGAAGATGTCGATTTCATCCGTCGTTTAGAAAAAGCTGACGCGCAGATTGTCTGGTCGAATCAGCTGAGAGTCACTACCAGCAGTCGTCTTAGCTCAAAAATTGCTGCAGGTTTTGCCCATTTTCTGCAAAAACTTGAGCTTAAGCAGGCCGCGAAAAAACCGATCAGCCTGTGCAAATAA
- a CDS encoding class I SAM-dependent DNA methyltransferase, giving the protein MNSKAAYDQEYFDALYALNQGDPWQYEQRWYEQRKRQICLAVLPSLQFDSAIEIGCSNGIFSQELAQRTNSLMCLDANDTAIHLAQQRLQAYQHVQVLQHIVPDELPKQKFQLIVVSEILYYLNLTALQQVLTWLHTALEPGGCILSCHWRAPISGFSLNGEDVHQYLKAHLNYAHRLSLQDSDFLIDLWLNSAQSVAEQEGLR; this is encoded by the coding sequence ATGAACAGTAAAGCAGCCTATGATCAGGAATATTTCGATGCCTTATATGCACTGAATCAGGGAGACCCCTGGCAATATGAACAGCGTTGGTATGAACAGCGCAAACGGCAGATTTGTCTGGCGGTCTTGCCAAGCTTGCAGTTTGACTCCGCGATTGAAATTGGTTGCAGTAACGGCATCTTCAGTCAGGAACTGGCGCAGCGGACAAATAGCTTAATGTGTCTGGATGCCAATGATACTGCGATCCACTTGGCACAGCAGCGTCTACAAGCTTATCAGCATGTACAGGTTCTACAGCATATCGTACCAGATGAGTTGCCCAAACAAAAATTTCAGCTCATTGTCGTCAGTGAGATTTTATATTATCTGAACCTGACTGCACTGCAACAGGTGCTGACATGGTTGCATACTGCGCTGGAACCGGGCGGATGTATCTTGAGTTGTCATTGGCGCGCGCCGATCTCGGGATTTAGCTTAAATGGTGAAGATGTCCATCAGTATCTCAAAGCGCATTTAAACTATGCACATCGTTTAAGCTTGCAGGACTCCGATTTTTTGATAGATCTGTGGCTGAATTCAGCGCAATCCGTAGCAGAGCAGGAGGGCTTAAGATGA
- a CDS encoding PIG-L deacetylase family protein: MDVIRHEIVGDRVIHGEGTRLEEWRSCQILQQMPEFDIPKVIPLDARVCIIAPHPDDEILGCGGLIQRLDKLGYQIILFAVTNGTASHPGSSLYTPEELNQIRPAETRAALEALPLKQNILRIALDIQDGKVAEQRDVLQQHLQSYLQPNDVLISTFVHDGHPDHEITGQVTQQLATELNLTCIQVLIWAWHWATPGDTRIPWTVAHQLKLTEEELQYKSRAARCFKSQIELDPTIDESPILPEQALQRILQPWEVYLYEQ, encoded by the coding sequence ATGGACGTTATAAGACATGAGATTGTAGGGGATCGTGTCATCCATGGTGAAGGCACAAGACTTGAAGAATGGCGTTCCTGTCAGATCCTGCAACAGATGCCGGAATTTGATATTCCTAAGGTTATTCCTCTAGATGCCAGAGTCTGCATCATTGCCCCTCATCCTGATGATGAAATTTTGGGCTGTGGAGGCCTGATTCAGCGTCTGGACAAACTTGGCTATCAGATCATACTTTTTGCCGTTACCAATGGGACAGCCAGTCATCCCGGCTCTAGTCTGTATACTCCCGAAGAGTTGAACCAGATTCGTCCTGCTGAAACGCGAGCAGCTTTAGAAGCGTTACCTTTAAAACAGAATATTTTGCGGATCGCTTTAGATATTCAAGATGGCAAGGTGGCCGAACAGCGGGATGTGTTGCAACAGCACCTGCAATCTTATCTGCAACCGAATGATGTGTTAATTAGCACATTTGTTCATGATGGACATCCAGATCATGAAATTACGGGGCAGGTCACACAGCAGCTGGCCACTGAGCTTAATTTAACCTGTATTCAGGTCCTGATTTGGGCATGGCATTGGGCAACACCTGGAGATACCAGAATTCCCTGGACCGTCGCTCATCAACTCAAATTAACTGAGGAAGAATTACAATATAAGTCTCGAGCTGCGCGGTGTTTTAAGAGCCAGATCGAGCTTGATCCGACAATAGATGAATCACCGATTCTGCCAGAGCAGGCATTGCAACGTATTTTACAGCCCTGGGAGGTATATCTGTATGAACAGTAA